The Gossypium hirsutum isolate 1008001.06 chromosome D07, Gossypium_hirsutum_v2.1, whole genome shotgun sequence genome includes the window atatactttataatgtacatatacatacgtacattttataatatatatatacacacatatacatgtacatattttcataacttgttatatatatatatgtatatatgcatgctTGTATTTCTTTATATACTTTAGAATTTATACACgcctatatatatttatatacatttatatacataGTTTTTACTTTACTTACatgaatatatacatacatacttatatttttatattttataattcttatatacatatatatacacatacacatacacatacatatttttataaattatatatatatgaatatatacgtacttatatatttttattcatatacgtaactatatatatatttacgtacacattttcttttcataaatatatatatatacatatttatatattctatatattttaacatatacctttaacatatttttatatcCTATAATTCATGCATGTATATATCTTTATATGTTCTAcgattcatatttatattttgtccacgttccttttaattatttattcacgttttcatcattatttaaaaaaaagggaattttttaattttatttgcttatatatttgtataattgatttgtcctttttatttatccttttttTGGTTGTTGTTATTGCTAGTATTATTTATGTGTACATCatcgtatttatttttattttgttacacATATTGATACTGTGATTCATTTCTACTATCCcgaattagattaatttatttcGACGCATAAGTTTCAACTTTTGAATAAGcaaaatttcgtgtttagattcgagaggattgagccctaacgtattgggttcaaattttcttcgttgaatctaaataatcgagaatgctctttaataataaaaaaacataaataaaaagctcattatcgggaattcaatacgttgtgtcctaacgcattggatatgacacgttgttttctcgagattaggatttttctaaaaaataataaaggcaatagtcaatgtttagaattttgagaaattgtgccctaacgtattgggctgcgatttttTCATTTagcttaaacaattgaatatccttttgaatTTTACTGCATGAGTTTTTAGGACAAGCTCATTTTTGAGGAggtgaaatatcatgccctaatTCATTGAGTGTGACATTTTCTCTCTTCGAAATGAGGGGTTCTTAacatgtaatttgatttatataagttttttttaaaacaaaggatcgtattttaaatctcttcaaaattttcaattttcgacattaagacattaactaattaactaggtaccaatttttgggcgttacgagggtgctaatccttcctcgtacgtaatcgactctcgaacctatttttctgaattttgcaGACCAAgagcattgttttaataaatctaaaccgtttattaaaaacaaccattttacaatgtgacctgatcacacctcatcaaaaaagattggtggggactcccgttttcgtttttgttttcaaaatcaaagtcgtccccgttttatcaaaaaaaatggtgtcaacatgattattatttattaatgtaaAAAGCAAAGAgtaaatctataataataaaatagattaaaatatgttataaatttctatattttttaaaatttaggtatttagtctttgtatttttatttcatgaaatttagtccctttattttctaaattttaaaattaagatttaatattcgttttgttaaatttattgttttacattttttaaatttaaaaaaattacttaataattttgtaattagctcgaaaaaaatttaacaatatcaataattaaacttaaattttaaaatataaaaaaaattctacaaaaactgaaatcttaattttttaaaattacaaaataatagtTATACAAACGTTTTACATAAGTACACGCGTGTGAAACATGGTGATAGCGAAACAATGAGTTTTTGTGGTGGGGATTTGAGAATTAGATATTATCcaccatttaaaatttaatcattatacttttattttttatattttaaaaaaaaatttaattgttaatactattaaatcattttattaattttattagtttgatattttaaaataagataATACTCACTTAATAATTATGTATCTAAAAGGTATATGATAATAAATCtagatttaataaaataattttaataatattaatcctagaacttgaaatttgaaatctaaaaggTGAAAAGAATAAAttcttaaagataaaaatataaaaatataaatttaaatttattaaaacttgtaatatattttaacctttgaagtaattacttttctttaaatttagttaatttaatgtaaggtatttttgttttaatttttattccacAATTTTACCCTTGATAATTGCCGTATCCGTAAACTTTAGAAAGGAAACAAATCCACAAATCCGCTTCTATAAGTAAGGTcgtctgctctaaaacttgaacacCACCTCACATAATCACCATGGATCTTTACACTTACATTCCATCGATTGCATCTTTGTTGCTGTTTCTATACATTTTCTCCAGAAAAACACCCAAGAACTCCAAGAAACATGGCATCCCTGAACCAACCGGTTCATTGCCACTCATCGGTCACCTCCATCTCTTAGGTGGGAAAGAACCAATCTGTAAGAACCTAGCAACAATGGCGGACAAACACGGCCCACTCTACTCACTCAAACTCGGAACCCACCGACTTTTAGTGGTAAGCAGTTGGGAAATCGCCAAGGATTGTTTCACCAACAATGACCGAACCTTAGCCACTCGAGCCAGCATCGCCGCCGGGCGGCACATGGGTTACGACAACGCTATCTTTTCGCTCGCCCCATACGGTGAATATTGGCGTAACATCCGTAAGATGGCCACCGTCGAGCTTCTTTCAAGCCACCGTTTGGAGAAGCTGAAGCACATACGGTTCTCCGAAATGGACTCGTTCATCAAAGAGTTGTACGGGCTTTCACGAAACGGTGATAAAGTGACTATCAGTGAGGCGTTGGAACGGTTGACGTTTAACATCAACCTTAGGATGCTCTTCGGAAAACGATTCTCTGGTAACGAGTTCGGGGAAGTAAACAGCGAGCCGTGGCGGTACATGGAAGCCATTAAGCGAGCGTTGTATCTATTTGGGATATTCGTTTTGGCGGATGCTCTGCCGTGGCTCGAACGATTCCATATTCAAGGCCATGTTCGTTCCATGAAGGAAACTGCCAAAGAACTCGACTCAGTAATCAGTGTTTGGCTCGAAGAACATCttaagaagaaaagggaaaaccAGGGTGCCTCTGAAAGTGATTTCATGGACGTGATGTTAACTCACTTGCCCGAGGATACTGTAATTTCAGGCCATACACGTGACACCATTGTCAAAGCGACAACATTGGTAATGGTTACATCACACTATATCTTTTAAACTCCTAAttgactaaattattagtaagctCACATATTTTTTAGATAAGAGTTCGTCTTCGTGATGGTGCGATCCCACATCGTGCGATCTCATAGAAGAATATAAACACCTCAAGTACAAACCCTGTAGACTACAAGTTAGGACCAATCGAGAATTTGAGTAACGGATCGATAATGACGAGTAccataataaatatttactaatttatattttttattaatttttaatcatGAAACCACTTAAACATTTTTAATAACTTTAGTTAGATaattattttgagaaaaaattaaaaCTGAATTTAAGATGTtgtcatatttttttttgttatttacgAAAACATATTTAATATCTTAAACCAGTTTGttgagtatttttattttatttgcagtGCATAGaataattactattattttataatattatacatttaattttcatatgataacataaaatataaaattgaaaacaAGCCAAATGGGTATTAGTATTTGAGTTAAAACTCAACTCATAATTTTACAAActtgttttacttgaatttattcGAGTGAATTACATCCAATATCACTAAATTTTttgtaagtttatgttttggttaatcaaccttaaaaagttacaaaattattattaaactattcTAAAGTTTTCGTTTaagttattgaactattcaaaaaaaaattaagtcactaggctgttaagtttttttttaaagcttgACTAGCGAGCTCTAGGTGATGATTCGATACAGTGAATCAGTACCCATCAACAAGTAAAAGTACATACTTTAGATCCAAGTCAATTTAACAGCAAGTGATTAAAGAAGAAAGTTATTAGGACTTTGGTTCGTAGattcataacattaaaatttatttcatgaaaaaaattaaagtataaaatagGAGAATGAGAGTTTCCAATTGGTGTAGGCAGTAAAATAGAAAATGTCACATAGTAGTGATTTTTTAACAACCTAGTACTTAAACTTTTATACAGTTCTGTgaccattttttaatttttttgaagttgagtgaccaaaacataaacttactaataatttggTTACCTAGGATTAAATCTGTCAATGGGTCGGGTCGGGCCCTAACAAAATTCTAGGCCCGCTTGATAGGTTTAGGCTTGGCCCGAcctgaaaaatgggcctaaatttttgccAAAGCTCGACCTAGATTATAGATGTTAAATCTGGGCCCAGCTTGGCccgtaataaattattttaatttatttttatataaaaaattaaaaaatagaatacatcaaaaacactaaaaacattaaaataaatgtttccctaacaaatttagaaatacgttacaaaaatctttatatttaaataacactaacataggtgcaacttaataagtaaataactttaaaatagtggcaaaaattaacaataaaataagagttatacaatatataaataaaaacatcaaaatagtagcaacataatagaaaaaaatagtaaaatagtagcaaaacaaCAATTTCTTTTTGTAAATTCAGGGCGGGTCCGGACAAAACCTTAATTGAGGCCCGATCCGTTTTCTAGATGAGTATTATTTTTTGGTCTAAACCTATTTTTCGgatctatatttttacccaaactctcATATTTTTCGGGTGGCCTGAACTATAGATAGGTCATATAGCTTACTCAACTTATTTTCACGTTTAGTATTTTTTCCAGCACTTGTTAATCTTAAAACTTGAACAAGATTGAATATGTGTATACTTCATCATTAAAACCCCGCTGCTATCTGCAGGTTCTTACATTGACCGGAGGAGAAAGCACATCAGTGACAATCACATGGGTACTTTCTTTACTACTGAACCACCCCAATGTTCTAATCGCAGCCCAAGAAGAGATAGATCACCACGTTGGAAAGCAAAGGTGGGTTGAAGAATCAGACATTAAGAACCTCAAATACCTACAAGCTATAGTTAAGGAAACTCTACGTTTATACCCACCAGGACCAATCACCGGAATCCGTGAGGCCATGCAAGATTGTTGCATCGCCGGCTACGATGTACCAAAAGGGACTCGTTTGATCGTTAACATTTGGAAACTACAACGAGACCCACGGGTTTGGGAAAATGCCAATGAGTTTCGTCCAGAAAGGTTCATGACAACACATGTTGATTTCGATGTTAAAGGTAAAAATTTCGAGTACATGCCGTTTAGTTCCGGTAGAAGGTCGTGTCCTGGAATGACGTTTGGGTTGCAAGTTGTGCACTTGACGGTGTCGAAATTAATTCAGGGATTTGATATTAGGGTGGCGGAGGGGACCGCGGTGGATATGGAAGAAGGCTTGGGACTTGCCTTACCTAAGTTGAATCCTCTTGAAGTTGTATTATCGCCACGCCTTGGAACTGAGTTTTACGAATGCCTTTAAGATGGTGAAAAATATATACTAGAAATTTAGcgttttatattttgattaaataattattgGATGTGATAATGGCATGGTGATACAGCTTTTAGTTGAGCATTAAATAAGTTTACTGAATGCACTTGGGAATAAATGTAAGcacattattaaattttaaagtcGATATTAGTAAAAAGATTTTATTTGAATATCATGTTTAATTGGAATAAAATTAGACCCGAAATCTATAACAAATTACAACACTTATGCTTATAGCCGAGATATTCTCATGAACTACCTGGTTGAAGAAAAGTGTGTTTGACATTGCCAGGTAAAATTATTGTAAGGgattgaaatgttaaaaaaatgtttaaaataataaaagtctaGTTATGTATATGGTGTTATATATGTGCAAGATTGAGAGTACTTatattgtttattataattgtcgaaaccatttttttgaaaacaaaaatttaggttatcgacttaaaaaaataaaaattggagtcgccaccgatccttgattgaggtgtgatcggctcaccttaaaaatgattttggtctgcgaaatttgagaaaacaggttcgggggtcagttacgcacgaggaagggttagcacccccgtaacgcctaaaaatcggtaccaaattgattatttaatgtcttagtgtcgagggttaaaaagattttaaaaaaaactcaaatgatGAAATCCGAAAAtgataatcaattgttcaagttagataaagaaattgagacccaatacgttagggtacaatttctcaaaacccccccgaactttgaatatcgctcttttgtttttaaagaaaatcttcatttcgagaaggcAATATGTCATGCCCAATACGTCAGGACATCACAAATTAAGTTCCCGAAAATGATTTTTACTTATACATTTTGAATAACGAATATTCTCGGTTATTTggaattaacaaagaaaatcggaacccaatacgttagggctcaatttcctcaCTACACCagaataggcttttagcggcactttttgcggcgtttggaacaaaagcgccacaaaaaatcgagcattagcggcgatttatccaaagcgccgctaaagatagAGCTTCAGCGGCGATTATCtggaagcgccgctaaaaataggaattagcggcgttttacataaagcgccacaaaaaacctaAGACCAACGGCGTCATTTTTGCGATTTTTTtaaacctttagcggcgtttttgtgtaagcaccgctaatgctcagatctttagcggcgtttttgtctaggtgccgctaatgctcgagtctttagcggcgttttcgtgtaggcgccgctaatgctcggatctttagcggcgtttttgtctatgcgccgctaatgctcggatctttagcggcgtttttatacaagcgccgctaatactcggatctttagcggcatttttaactgagcgccactaattctcttgtcttcagcggcgtttgtatctaagcgccgctaatgtattgacctttagcggcgtttttaccgccgctaatagtaacaaaaatcttataagttgaaataattaatattttgttctatttattatatagtgggacaatttacatttaaattataattaacaaataatattgattaatataaaaagtttttattaaagagaagtcgTATATATATAACAGCGAACTATTTATAACAGTTGATTTAAATTACTACtttatgaaagaaaatatattaaattatgaataaaataaaatataataaaacttaaatttttgtattaatgtaaagaataaattaaaaatagaattaactttTTATAAGAGTAATAAATTTTGGTAGTATATATTGTTCGactaatttatacaaaatatatatattttaacaattaattattgactatattttatgattaatatatatattaaacatttaGGGAATTTTTTTATGGACGGTATTTTAAGGAGGACGGGGTATAGATTTAAGGTAATTGGGATTTAAGGTTAATTTAAGGGTTAGAGGTTTAAGGGTTTGAGATTTAGGGTTAATTTCAACAGTCATGCATGTTAATTAGGGTTTAATTAattagatttgtttattattttttatggtgaATATATACATTCTTATATGTAAAATAGATATTccagaataaatttaatatattgaatattataataggtagatcatgatcactttatgcatgtcgattgaaaatttataatttgagacttgtaaaatgataattatcttgtatatttaaaaacattaattaaccGGCCCTAATAaccatttgatttttttgatatatatatatgcatggctATATATATGGTTAATTAGTAGCAACATTAATTAAGAACCTCAAATACCTACAAGCTATAGTTAAGGAACTCTACGTTTATACCCACCAGGACCAATCACCCGAATTCGTGAGGCCATGCAAGATTGTTGCATCGCCG containing:
- the LOC121203463 gene encoding dimethylnonatriene synthase, which codes for MDLYTYIPSIASLLLFLYIFSRKTPKNSKKHGIPEPTGSLPLIGHLHLLGGKEPICKNLATMADKHGPLYSLKLGTHRLLVVSSWEIAKDCFTNNDRTLATRASIAAGRHMGYDNAIFSLAPYGEYWRNIRKMATVELLSSHRLEKLKHIRFSEMDSFIKELYGLSRNGDKVTISEALERLTFNINLRMLFGKRFSGNEFGEVNSEPWRYMEAIKRALYLFGIFVLADALPWLERFHIQGHVRSMKETAKELDSVISVWLEEHLKKKRENQGASESDFMDVMLTHLPEDTVISGHTRDTIVKATTLVLTLTGGESTSVTITWVLSLLLNHPNVLIAAQEEIDHHVGKQRWVEESDIKNLKYLQAIVKETLRLYPPGPITGIREAMQDCCIAGYDVPKGTRLIVNIWKLQRDPRVWENANEFRPERFMTTHVDFDVKGKNFEYMPFSSGRRSCPGMTFGLQVVHLTVSKLIQGFDIRVAEGTAVDMEEGLGLALPKLNPLEVVLSPRLGTEFYECL